Proteins from a single region of Lelliottia sp. JS-SCA-14:
- the rarA gene encoding replication-associated recombination protein RarA, with product MGNLSLDFSDNAFQPLAARMRPENLAQYIGQQHLLAAGKPLPRAIEAGHLHSMILWGPPGTGKTTLAEVIARYANADVERLSAVTSGVKEIREAIERARQNRNAGRRTILFVDEVHRFNKSQQDAFLPHIEDGTIFFIGATTENPSFELNSALLSRARVYLLKSLTTDDIEQVLTQAMEDRARGYGGQDIVLPDDTRRAIAELVNGDARRALNTLEMMADMAELDGSGKRVLKAELLTEIAGERSARFDNKGDRFYDLISAFHKSVRGSAPDAALYWYARIITAGGDPLYVARRCLAIASEDVGNADPRAMQVAISAWDCFTRVGPSEGERAIAQAIVYLACAPKSNAVYTAFKAAMADARDRPDYDVPVHLRNAPSKLMKEMGYGQEYRYAHDEPNAYAAGEEYFPQEMAQTRYYRPTNRGLEGKIGEKLAWLTGQDQNSPIKRYR from the coding sequence GTGGGCAACCTGTCGCTCGATTTTTCTGATAATGCGTTTCAACCTCTGGCCGCTCGTATGCGGCCAGAAAATTTAGCGCAGTACATTGGTCAGCAGCATCTGCTGGCTGCCGGGAAACCCTTGCCGCGCGCTATCGAAGCCGGGCATCTGCATTCGATGATCCTGTGGGGACCGCCGGGTACCGGCAAAACCACGCTGGCGGAAGTCATTGCTCGCTACGCTAATGCCGACGTCGAGCGACTTTCTGCCGTCACCTCCGGTGTGAAAGAGATCCGCGAAGCCATCGAGCGCGCCCGTCAGAATCGCAACGCCGGTCGTCGAACCATTCTGTTTGTCGACGAAGTCCATCGTTTCAATAAGAGCCAGCAGGATGCGTTCCTGCCGCACATTGAAGACGGGACCATCTTCTTTATCGGTGCCACCACCGAAAACCCCTCTTTTGAACTCAACTCGGCATTGCTCTCGCGAGCCCGTGTCTATCTGCTGAAGTCGCTCACCACCGACGATATTGAGCAGGTACTCACTCAGGCGATGGAAGACCGCGCGCGCGGCTACGGCGGGCAGGATATCGTCCTGCCGGATGACACCCGTCGTGCGATTGCCGAGCTGGTTAACGGCGATGCGCGCCGGGCACTCAACACGCTGGAAATGATGGCCGATATGGCCGAGCTGGACGGATCCGGCAAGCGCGTATTGAAAGCGGAGCTGCTGACTGAAATTGCCGGTGAGCGCAGCGCGCGATTCGATAACAAAGGCGACCGTTTTTACGATCTCATTTCGGCGTTCCACAAATCCGTTCGCGGTAGTGCGCCTGATGCGGCGCTCTACTGGTATGCGCGCATTATTACCGCCGGGGGCGATCCGCTGTACGTCGCGCGGCGCTGTCTGGCGATTGCCTCGGAAGATGTCGGCAATGCCGATCCGCGCGCGATGCAGGTGGCGATCTCTGCCTGGGACTGTTTTACCCGCGTCGGGCCGTCGGAAGGAGAACGCGCGATTGCTCAGGCGATTGTCTATCTGGCCTGCGCGCCGAAAAGCAATGCTGTCTACACCGCGTTTAAAGCCGCGATGGCAGATGCGCGCGATCGTCCTGACTATGACGTGCCGGTTCACCTGCGCAATGCGCCGTCCAAACTGATGAAAGAGATGGGTTACGGCCAGGAGTATCGCTACGCCCACGATGAGCCGAATGCCTATGCCGCCGGTGAGGAATATTTCCCGCAGGAAATGGCACAAACGCGCTATTATCGCCCGACCAACAGAGGTCTTGAAGGTAAGATTGGCGAAAAGCTCGCCTGGCTAACCGGACAGGATCAAAATAGCCCTATAAAACGCTACCGTTAG
- the serS gene encoding serine--tRNA ligase — MLDPNLLRNEPDAVAEKLARRGFKLDVDKLRALEERRKVLQVQTENLQAERNSRSKSIGQAKARGEDIEPLRLEVNKLGEELDQAKAELDVLQTEIRDIALAIPNIPDDSVPVGKDENDNVEVKRWGTPREFDFDVRDHVTLGEMHAGLDFAAAVKLTGSRFVVMKGQIAHLHRALAQFMLDLHTEQHGYSETYVPYLVNHDTLYGTGQLPKFAGDLFHTRPLDEEADSSNYALIPTAEVPLTNLVRDEIIDEDDLPIKLTAHSPCFRSEAGSYGRDTRGLIRMHQFDKVEMVQIVRPEESMDALEEMTGHAEKVLELLGLPYRRMALCSGDMGFGACKTYDLEVWVPAQNTYREISSCSNVWDFQARRMQARCRSKSDKKTRLVHTLNGSGLAVGRTLVAVLENYQQADGRIEIPEVLRPYMKGQQYIG, encoded by the coding sequence ATGCTCGATCCCAATCTGCTGCGTAACGAGCCAGACGCAGTCGCTGAAAAACTGGCACGCCGGGGCTTTAAGCTGGATGTAGATAAGCTGCGCGCTCTTGAAGAGCGTCGTAAAGTTCTGCAGGTACAAACTGAAAATCTGCAGGCTGAGCGTAACTCTCGATCGAAATCCATCGGCCAGGCGAAAGCACGCGGGGAAGACATTGAGCCATTGCGTCTGGAAGTGAACAAACTGGGTGAAGAGCTGGATCAGGCGAAAGCTGAACTCGATGTTCTTCAGACCGAAATTCGTGATATCGCCCTGGCGATCCCGAACATTCCTGACGATAGCGTTCCTGTCGGTAAAGACGAAAACGACAACGTGGAAGTGAAGCGCTGGGGTACCCCGCGTGAATTCGACTTCGACGTTCGCGATCACGTCACGCTGGGCGAGATGCATGCGGGCCTGGATTTTGCCGCCGCCGTTAAGCTGACCGGTTCTCGCTTTGTGGTGATGAAAGGCCAGATCGCGCATCTGCACCGTGCGCTGGCACAGTTCATGCTGGATCTGCACACCGAACAGCACGGCTACAGCGAAACTTACGTTCCGTATCTGGTTAACCACGATACGCTGTACGGTACAGGCCAGCTGCCGAAGTTTGCCGGCGATCTGTTCCACACCCGTCCGCTGGACGAAGAAGCTGACAGCAGCAACTACGCGTTGATCCCAACTGCAGAAGTGCCGCTGACCAACCTCGTTCGTGATGAAATCATCGACGAAGACGATCTGCCGATCAAACTGACCGCGCACTCTCCGTGCTTCCGCTCTGAAGCGGGTTCCTACGGTCGTGATACCCGTGGCCTGATCCGTATGCACCAGTTCGACAAAGTCGAGATGGTTCAGATTGTTCGCCCGGAAGAATCAATGGATGCGCTGGAAGAGATGACCGGCCATGCAGAGAAAGTGCTGGAGCTGCTGGGTCTGCCGTACCGTCGTATGGCGCTGTGCTCTGGTGATATGGGCTTCGGCGCATGCAAAACCTATGATCTGGAAGTGTGGGTTCCGGCGCAGAATACCTACCGCGAGATCTCTTCCTGCTCTAACGTCTGGGATTTCCAGGCGCGTCGTATGCAGGCTCGCTGCCGCAGCAAATCTGACAAGAAAACCCGTCTGGTTCATACCCTGAACGGTTCTGGTCTGGCTGTGGGTCGTACGCTGGTTGCGGTGCTGGAAAACTACCAGCAGGCCGACGGTCGTATCGAGATCCCTGAAGTGCTGCGTCCTTACATGAAAGGCCAGCAGTACATCGGCTGA
- the dmsA gene encoding dimethylsulfoxide reductase subunit A produces MKIKAPDALLAAEVSRRGLVKTTAIGGLAVASSAFSLPFSRMASAAEAIAPMSAPEKVVWSACTVNCGSRCPLRMHVVDGEIKYVETDNTGDDNYEGLHQVRACLRGRSMRRRVYNPDRLKYPMKRVGKRGEGKFEKISWEEAFDTIAGNMQRLIKEHGNESIYLNYGTGTLGGTMTRSWPPGKTLIARLMNCCGGYLNHYGDYSSAQIAEGLNYTYGGWADGNSPSDIENSKLVVLFGNNPGETRMSGGGVTYYLEQARAKSNARMIIVDPRYTDTGAGREDEWIPIRPGTDAALVNALAWVIITENLVDQPFLDKYCVGYDEKTLPASAPANGHYKAYILGQGSDGVAKTPQWASTITGIPVERIVQLAREIGSAKPAYISQGWGPQRHANGEIATRAISMLSILTGNVGIHGGNSGAREGSYEVPFERMPTLENPVQTSISMFMWTDAIERGPEMTALRDGVRGKDKLDVPIKMIWNYAGNCIINQHSDINRTHDILQDDKKCELIVVIDCHMTSSAKYADILLPDCTASEQMDFALDASCGNMSYVIFTDQAIKPRFECKTIYEMTTELAKRLGVEQQFTEGRTQEGWMRHLHELSRKAMPELPDFDTFRKQGMFKQRDPEGHHVAYKAFREDPQANPLTTPSGKIEIYSEALAKIAASWELPEGDVIDPLPIYTPGFENYNDPLTAKYPLQLTGFHYKARVHSTYGNVDVLKASCRQEMWMNPMDAQKRGIANGDRIRIFNDRGEVHIEAKVTPRMMPGVVALGEGAWYNPDANRIDQAGSINVLTTQRPSPLAKGNPSHTNLVQVEKV; encoded by the coding sequence ATGAAAATCAAAGCGCCTGATGCTCTACTGGCTGCCGAGGTGAGTCGTCGTGGGTTAGTGAAAACCACGGCGATTGGCGGTCTCGCTGTCGCCAGCAGCGCGTTCTCTCTGCCTTTTTCACGTATGGCATCGGCGGCGGAAGCTATCGCGCCGATGAGCGCCCCGGAAAAAGTGGTCTGGAGCGCCTGTACCGTGAACTGTGGCAGCCGTTGCCCGCTGCGTATGCACGTCGTCGATGGCGAAATCAAATATGTCGAAACCGACAACACCGGGGATGATAACTACGAAGGGTTACATCAGGTTCGCGCCTGCCTGCGCGGGCGTTCGATGCGCCGTCGCGTTTACAACCCGGACCGCCTTAAATACCCAATGAAACGCGTGGGTAAACGGGGTGAAGGTAAGTTTGAGAAAATCAGCTGGGAAGAGGCCTTTGACACCATCGCCGGGAACATGCAGCGACTGATCAAAGAGCACGGTAACGAGTCCATCTACCTGAACTACGGCACCGGCACCCTCGGTGGCACCATGACGCGCTCATGGCCACCGGGAAAAACGCTAATCGCCCGTCTGATGAACTGCTGTGGCGGCTATCTCAATCACTACGGTGACTACTCTTCCGCACAGATTGCCGAGGGTCTGAACTACACCTACGGCGGCTGGGCAGACGGCAACAGCCCGTCAGATATCGAAAACAGCAAACTGGTGGTTCTGTTCGGTAACAACCCGGGTGAAACGCGTATGAGCGGCGGCGGGGTGACCTACTACCTCGAACAGGCGCGCGCAAAATCAAACGCCCGAATGATCATCGTCGATCCTCGTTACACGGATACTGGTGCCGGACGTGAAGACGAATGGATCCCGATTCGTCCGGGGACCGATGCCGCGCTGGTGAATGCGCTGGCGTGGGTGATAATCACCGAAAACCTCGTCGATCAGCCGTTCCTCGATAAATACTGCGTCGGTTATGACGAGAAAACGCTGCCAGCCAGCGCACCTGCTAATGGTCACTACAAGGCATACATCCTTGGACAGGGCAGTGATGGCGTAGCGAAAACCCCTCAATGGGCGTCGACTATCACCGGTATTCCTGTCGAGCGCATCGTGCAGCTGGCGCGTGAAATTGGCTCGGCGAAACCGGCCTACATCAGCCAGGGCTGGGGCCCGCAGCGTCACGCGAATGGTGAAATCGCCACTCGCGCCATTTCGATGCTCTCCATTTTAACCGGCAACGTCGGCATCCACGGCGGCAACTCCGGCGCGCGCGAAGGCTCTTATGAAGTGCCGTTCGAACGCATGCCGACGCTGGAAAACCCGGTTCAGACCAGTATTTCCATGTTTATGTGGACGGATGCGATTGAACGCGGCCCGGAAATGACGGCGCTGCGCGACGGTGTGCGCGGGAAAGACAAGCTGGACGTGCCGATCAAGATGATCTGGAACTATGCGGGTAACTGCATTATCAACCAGCATTCCGACATCAACCGCACCCACGACATCCTTCAGGACGACAAAAAATGCGAGCTGATTGTGGTGATCGACTGCCACATGACCTCCTCGGCCAAATATGCCGATATTCTGCTGCCGGACTGCACCGCCTCCGAACAGATGGACTTCGCGCTGGATGCTTCCTGCGGCAACATGTCCTATGTCATCTTCACCGACCAGGCGATCAAACCGCGCTTCGAATGCAAAACCATCTATGAGATGACGACGGAACTGGCTAAACGCCTTGGCGTAGAGCAGCAGTTCACCGAAGGGCGCACTCAGGAAGGGTGGATGCGTCATCTGCATGAACTCTCCCGCAAAGCGATGCCAGAACTGCCAGATTTTGACACCTTCCGCAAGCAGGGGATGTTCAAGCAGCGCGATCCGGAAGGGCACCATGTGGCGTACAAAGCCTTCCGCGAAGATCCGCAGGCGAACCCGCTGACCACGCCGTCGGGCAAAATCGAGATCTACTCCGAAGCGCTGGCAAAAATTGCCGCCAGCTGGGAATTGCCGGAAGGCGACGTGATCGATCCGCTGCCGATCTACACCCCAGGGTTTGAAAACTATAACGATCCGCTGACGGCGAAATACCCGCTGCAGCTGACCGGTTTCCACTACAAAGCCCGCGTTCACTCCACCTACGGCAACGTCGACGTGCTGAAAGCGTCCTGTCGTCAGGAGATGTGGATGAACCCGATGGATGCGCAGAAACGCGGCATCGCCAACGGCGACCGTATTCGTATCTTCAACGATCGCGGCGAAGTGCACATCGAAGCGAAAGTGACGCCTCGCATGATGCCTGGCGTGGTCGCGCTGGGGGAAGGGGCCTGGTACAACCCGGATGCCAATCGCATCGACCAGGCAGGCAGCATTAACGTGCTGACCACGCAGCGCCCGTCGCCACTGGCGAAAGGTAACCCGTCCCACACGAACCTCGTTCAGGTTGAAAAGGTATAA
- a CDS encoding DMSO/selenate family reductase complex B subunit: protein MTTQYGFFIDSSRCTGCKTCELACKDYKDLTPDVSFRRIYEYAGGDWQEDNGVWNQNVFAYYLSIACNHCEDPACTKVCPSGAMHKREDGFVVVDEDVCIGCRYCHMACPYGAPQYNAAKGHMTKCDGCHTRVADGKKPICVESCPLRALDFGPIEELRQKHGQLAAVAPLPSAHFTKPSIVIKPNANSRPTGDTTGYLANPKEV from the coding sequence ATGACTACCCAGTATGGATTTTTCATTGATTCCAGTCGTTGCACCGGTTGCAAAACCTGCGAGCTGGCCTGTAAAGATTACAAAGACTTAACCCCAGACGTCAGCTTCCGTCGTATTTACGAATACGCGGGCGGCGACTGGCAGGAGGACAACGGCGTCTGGAATCAGAACGTGTTTGCCTACTACCTGTCGATTGCCTGTAACCACTGCGAAGATCCGGCCTGCACCAAAGTCTGTCCGAGCGGCGCGATGCATAAACGTGAAGATGGGTTTGTGGTGGTGGACGAAGATGTCTGTATCGGCTGCCGCTACTGCCATATGGCCTGTCCGTACGGTGCGCCGCAGTACAACGCGGCGAAAGGTCACATGACCAAATGCGACGGCTGCCACACGCGCGTTGCGGATGGCAAAAAACCGATCTGCGTAGAGTCCTGTCCGCTGCGTGCGCTCGATTTTGGTCCGATTGAAGAACTGCGTCAGAAACACGGTCAGCTCGCGGCTGTCGCGCCGCTGCCGTCTGCGCACTTCACCAAGCCAAGTATCGTCATTAAACCGAATGCCAATAGCCGTCCGACGGGTGATACCACCGGCTACCTGGCTAATCCGAAGGAGGTGTGA
- a CDS encoding dimethyl sulfoxide reductase anchor subunit family protein has translation MGSGWHEWPLMIFTVFGQCVAGGFIVLALALLKGDLRAEQQQRLILSMFGLWVLMGIGFIASTLHLGSPLRAFNSLNRIGASSLSNEIASGAIFFAIGGLGWLLAALKKLPSGLRGVWLIVTMVLGVVFVWMMVRVYNTIDTVPTWYSVWTPMSFFLTMFIGGPLLGFLLLRVAGVDGWAMRLLPAVSLLALVVSAMVALMQGAELAAIHSSIQQASALVPDYGSLMAWRIGLLVAALACWVIPQVKGYQPAVPLLSLAFVLVLAGELIGRGVFYGLHMTVGMAIAS, from the coding sequence ATGGGAAGTGGATGGCATGAATGGCCGTTAATGATTTTCACCGTCTTCGGACAGTGCGTGGCGGGCGGGTTTATCGTTCTGGCGCTGGCTTTGCTCAAAGGTGATTTACGCGCTGAGCAGCAACAGCGTCTGATCCTGAGCATGTTTGGGTTGTGGGTGCTGATGGGAATTGGCTTTATCGCCTCGACCCTGCACCTGGGATCGCCGCTGCGCGCCTTTAACTCCCTGAACCGGATCGGTGCCTCTTCGCTCAGTAATGAAATCGCGAGTGGGGCGATCTTCTTTGCTATCGGTGGCCTTGGCTGGCTGCTGGCAGCACTGAAGAAACTGCCGTCCGGGCTGCGCGGTGTGTGGTTGATTGTGACCATGGTGCTCGGAGTGGTGTTCGTGTGGATGATGGTGCGCGTTTACAACACCATCGATACCGTTCCGACCTGGTACAGCGTCTGGACGCCGATGAGCTTCTTCCTGACCATGTTCATTGGCGGTCCGCTGCTGGGCTTCCTGCTGCTGCGCGTGGCAGGCGTTGATGGCTGGGCAATGCGTCTGCTGCCTGCGGTATCACTGCTGGCGCTGGTGGTCAGTGCGATGGTGGCGCTGATGCAGGGCGCTGAGCTGGCGGCTATCCATAGCTCTATTCAGCAAGCCTCTGCGCTGGTACCGGATTATGGTTCGCTGATGGCCTGGCGTATCGGGCTGCTGGTCGCGGCGCTGGCCTGCTGGGTGATCCCGCAGGTCAAGGGTTATCAGCCTGCGGTTCCGCTCCTGTCACTGGCCTTTGTGCTGGTGCTGGCAGGGGAGCTGATTGGTCGCGGTGTCTTCTACGGCCTGCATATGACAGTCGGTATGGCTATCGCCAGTTAA